A genomic segment from Aquipuribacter sp. SD81 encodes:
- a CDS encoding FMN-dependent NADH-azoreductase, whose protein sequence is MTLFRLDASILPATSSSREIADLVEEGWRATHPHAEVVRRHLGTQPLPSGAWAEAVTAAHVDEAARTPEQRAAVALSAELVEELTTADAVLLAVPLYNFGVSQHVKTWIDLVVAGAEAGAPLLQGTPTVLATVRGGAYGAGTPREGWDHSTAYLRRILADVWQADLTVVEREFTLVGVNPALDEFTELAAEMHEKALSAAREAGTALGGAVRRAA, encoded by the coding sequence ATGACCCTGTTCCGGCTCGACGCGAGCATCCTCCCCGCCACCTCCAGCAGCCGTGAGATCGCCGACCTCGTGGAGGAGGGCTGGCGGGCCACCCACCCCCACGCCGAGGTCGTCCGGCGCCACCTCGGCACCCAGCCGCTGCCGTCGGGAGCCTGGGCCGAGGCCGTCACGGCGGCCCACGTCGACGAGGCCGCCCGTACGCCCGAGCAGCGTGCCGCCGTCGCCCTGTCGGCGGAGCTCGTCGAGGAGCTGACCACCGCCGACGCCGTCCTGCTCGCCGTGCCGCTGTACAACTTCGGCGTCTCCCAGCACGTGAAGACGTGGATCGACCTCGTCGTCGCCGGCGCGGAGGCGGGCGCCCCGCTGCTGCAGGGGACGCCGACCGTGCTGGCGACGGTGCGGGGCGGCGCGTACGGCGCGGGCACCCCGCGCGAGGGCTGGGACCACTCGACCGCCTACCTGCGGCGCATCCTCGCCGACGTCTGGCAGGCCGACCTCACCGTCGTCGAGCGCGAGTTCACCCTCGTCGGGGTCAACCCCGCCCTCGACGAGTTCACCGAGCTCGCCGCCGAGATGCACGAGAAGGCGCTGTCGGCGGCCCGGGAGGCCGGCACCGCCCTCGGGGGCGCGGTCCGCCGGGCCGCCTGA
- a CDS encoding winged helix-turn-helix transcriptional regulator: MTERQAVAHSAPACDAALTHAFGLLGRRWNGVIIGALVDGPAGFAELRRATGGISDSVLSERLGQLAEAGIVVRDVDPGPPVAVRYRLAPPGEALAPVLRDLGDWAREHLPA, translated from the coding sequence GTGACGGAGCGGCAGGCGGTGGCGCACTCGGCGCCTGCGTGCGACGCCGCGCTCACGCACGCCTTCGGCCTGCTCGGCAGGCGCTGGAACGGCGTCATCATCGGTGCGCTCGTCGACGGCCCGGCGGGCTTCGCCGAGCTGAGGCGCGCGACCGGGGGCATCAGCGACTCGGTCCTGTCCGAGCGGCTGGGACAGCTGGCCGAGGCCGGGATCGTCGTGCGGGACGTCGACCCGGGTCCCCCGGTCGCAGTGCGGTACCGCCTCGCGCCGCCGGGGGAGGCCCTTGCGCCCGTGCTGCGGGACCTGGGCGACTGGGCACGGGAGCACCTGCCCGCCTGA
- a CDS encoding ABC transporter ATP-binding protein, with the protein MAEQVAGTVDDALVSVRGLEVHFGPAKRPVRAVDGVDLDIRRGETLGLVGESGCGKSTLGNAVLRLVEPTGGTVVIDGTEVTGLPRRRLREMRRRAVMVFQDPYASLDPRHSIADAVEEPLVVHGLHGGARDRRRRVEELLEMVGIPAAAADRFPHEFSGGQRQRVGIARALAGEPDLIVADEAVASLDVSIQAQVMNLLRRLQRDLGLTLLFVSHDLAAVRHVSDRIAVMYLGRVVEVGPAHEVVSDPQHPYTRALLSSVPRPDPAAERRREPVLLTGDVPSPTAVPSGCRFRTRCPEAFDACPTIDPVLMTVGPDHAAACLLHGREGTPVEDADDRSLVRD; encoded by the coding sequence GTGGCTGAGCAGGTGGCCGGGACGGTCGACGACGCGCTCGTCAGCGTCCGCGGGCTCGAGGTCCACTTCGGTCCGGCGAAGCGGCCGGTCCGGGCCGTCGACGGCGTGGACCTCGACATCCGCCGCGGGGAGACCCTCGGCCTCGTGGGGGAGTCCGGGTGCGGCAAGTCGACGCTCGGCAACGCCGTGCTGCGGCTCGTGGAGCCCACGGGCGGCACGGTCGTCATCGACGGCACCGAGGTCACCGGCCTGCCCCGGCGCCGGCTGCGGGAGATGCGCCGCCGCGCCGTCATGGTCTTCCAGGACCCGTACGCGAGCCTCGACCCGCGGCACAGCATCGCCGACGCCGTCGAGGAGCCGCTCGTCGTGCACGGCCTTCACGGCGGGGCGCGGGACCGCCGCCGCCGGGTCGAGGAGCTGCTGGAGATGGTCGGCATCCCCGCGGCGGCCGCCGACCGCTTCCCGCACGAGTTCTCCGGCGGGCAGCGGCAGCGGGTCGGCATCGCCCGCGCGCTCGCCGGCGAGCCGGACCTCATCGTCGCCGACGAGGCCGTCGCGAGCCTCGACGTGTCGATCCAGGCGCAGGTCATGAACCTGTTGCGGCGGCTGCAGCGCGACCTCGGCCTCACCCTGCTGTTCGTCAGCCACGACCTCGCCGCGGTGCGGCACGTCAGCGACCGGATCGCCGTCATGTACCTCGGTCGCGTGGTCGAGGTCGGCCCCGCCCACGAGGTCGTGAGCGACCCGCAGCACCCGTACACGCGCGCGCTGCTGTCGTCGGTCCCTCGCCCCGACCCGGCCGCCGAGCGGCGGCGCGAGCCGGTCCTGCTCACCGGCGACGTGCCGAGCCCGACCGCCGTGCCGAGCGGGTGCAGGTTCCGCACGCGCTGCCCCGAGGCCTTCGACGCGTGCCCGACAATCGACCCGGTCCTCATGACGGTCGGGCCGGACCACGCCGCCGCGTGCCTGCTGCACGGCCGCGAGGGCACGCCGGTCGAGGACGCCGACGACCGGTCGCTGGTCCGCGACTGA
- a CDS encoding spore photoproduct lyase family protein, with protein MTSLPTEPAAQPQRAERARRPLLDVRRIYLEPEAAELPRGQEVLARWPDAERVEVASHWRIPELAGDEANVRRWVRIKTEALVLGVKKSLTARRNGRSSDWVAPSTANGCAMACAYCYVPRRKGYSNPVTVFANIDQITGYLARHVARQGTKPEPDQVDPHAWVYDIGENSDCSVDARLSDNVRDLVDLFRGLPTAKASFATKHVNRDLLDWDPQGRTRVRLSLMPEDVSRLLDVRTDPVADRLAAVDDFVGAGYEVHVNLSPVVVQDGWLQAWDGLLQQLDDTTGPAFKAQAAAEVIMLTHNAGLHEVNLGWHPKAEDVLWRPDLQETKRSQTGGANVRYRTGDKGRYVRQLLDLVERRTPWLRVRYAF; from the coding sequence ATGACGAGCCTCCCGACCGAGCCCGCCGCCCAGCCGCAGCGCGCCGAGCGTGCCCGCCGGCCGCTGCTCGACGTCCGCCGCATCTACCTCGAGCCGGAGGCGGCGGAGCTGCCGCGCGGGCAGGAGGTGCTCGCCCGCTGGCCCGACGCCGAGCGCGTCGAGGTCGCGAGCCACTGGCGCATCCCCGAGCTGGCGGGCGACGAGGCGAACGTGCGCCGCTGGGTGCGCATCAAGACCGAGGCACTCGTCCTCGGGGTCAAGAAGTCCCTGACGGCGCGGCGCAACGGCCGCTCGAGCGACTGGGTCGCCCCGTCGACGGCGAACGGCTGCGCCATGGCGTGCGCGTACTGCTACGTGCCGCGGCGCAAGGGCTACAGCAACCCCGTCACCGTGTTCGCCAACATCGACCAGATCACCGGCTACCTCGCCCGCCACGTGGCCCGGCAGGGCACCAAGCCGGAGCCGGACCAGGTCGACCCCCACGCGTGGGTGTACGACATCGGCGAGAACAGCGACTGCTCGGTCGACGCGCGCCTGTCGGACAACGTCCGCGACCTCGTCGACCTGTTCCGGGGCCTGCCGACGGCCAAGGCCTCGTTCGCGACCAAGCACGTCAACCGGGACCTGCTCGACTGGGACCCGCAGGGCCGCACACGGGTCCGTCTCAGCCTCATGCCCGAGGACGTGTCACGGCTCCTCGACGTGCGCACCGACCCGGTCGCCGACCGGCTCGCCGCGGTCGACGACTTCGTCGGGGCCGGGTACGAGGTCCACGTCAACCTCTCCCCCGTCGTCGTGCAGGACGGGTGGCTGCAGGCGTGGGACGGGCTGCTGCAGCAGCTCGACGACACCACGGGTCCTGCGTTCAAGGCGCAGGCCGCCGCCGAGGTGATCATGCTGACCCACAACGCGGGCCTGCACGAGGTCAACCTCGGCTGGCACCCGAAGGCCGAGGACGTGCTGTGGCGCCCGGACCTGCAGGAGACGAAGCGGTCGCAGACCGGCGGGGCCAACGTGCGGTACCGGACCGGGGACAAGGGCCGCTACGTCCGACAGCTGCTCGACCTCGTCGAGCGCCGCACGCCGTGGCTGCGCGTGCGCTACGCGTTCTGA
- a CDS encoding ABC transporter ATP-binding protein: MPDALTCRALTKRFGATLAVDALDLVVPTGSMFGLVGPNGAGKTTTLSMATGLLRPDGGQVLVDGGDVWADLRRAHRLLGVLPDGLPTLDRLSGPELVEHTARLHGLPRAVAASRAADLLDVLDLATAGRTLVVDYSAGMRKKVGLACALVHAPRVLVLDEPFEAVDPVSATTIRELLRRFAADGGTVVVSSHVMALVEQLCDHVGVIVSGRVVAAGTVAEVRGGGSLEERFVALSGGTRGIGEGLTWLASSSD, translated from the coding sequence GTGCCCGACGCCCTCACCTGCCGCGCGCTGACGAAGCGCTTCGGCGCGACGCTGGCGGTCGACGCGCTCGACCTCGTCGTTCCGACGGGGTCGATGTTCGGCCTCGTCGGGCCGAACGGGGCCGGCAAGACGACGACGCTGTCGATGGCGACGGGCCTGCTGCGCCCGGACGGCGGGCAGGTGCTCGTGGACGGCGGCGACGTGTGGGCGGACCTGCGCCGGGCGCACCGGCTGCTCGGCGTGCTGCCGGACGGCCTGCCGACGCTGGACCGCCTGAGCGGGCCGGAGCTCGTCGAGCACACCGCCCGCCTGCACGGCCTGCCGCGGGCGGTCGCCGCCTCGCGCGCCGCGGACCTGCTCGACGTGCTCGACCTCGCGACGGCCGGGCGCACGCTCGTCGTCGACTACTCCGCCGGCATGCGGAAGAAGGTCGGGCTCGCGTGCGCGCTCGTCCACGCCCCGCGGGTGCTCGTGCTCGACGAGCCGTTCGAGGCCGTCGACCCGGTGTCGGCGACGACCATCCGCGAGCTGCTCCGGCGCTTCGCCGCCGACGGCGGCACCGTCGTCGTCAGCAGCCACGTCATGGCGCTCGTCGAGCAGCTGTGCGACCACGTCGGCGTCATCGTGTCCGGCCGGGTGGTCGCCGCCGGGACCGTCGCGGAGGTCCGGGGCGGCGGGAGCCTCGAGGAGCGCTTCGTCGCGCTGTCCGGGGGCACGCGCGGCATCGGGGAGGGGCTCACGTGGTTGGCGTCCTCGTCGGACTGA
- a CDS encoding VOC family protein yields MPRTVPCLWFDGQAEAAAAHYVSIFPNSEVTSVQRAPADTPSGPAGYVMVVEFTLDGQPYTGLNGGPQFTFSEAVSFQVMCEDQAEADHYWDRLSEGGEEGPCGWLKDRFGLSWQVVPKEAVALMADADPERARRATEAMLGMTRLDVAAMRAAADGAPVG; encoded by the coding sequence ATGCCCAGGACCGTGCCGTGCCTGTGGTTCGACGGCCAGGCGGAGGCCGCCGCCGCCCACTACGTCTCGATCTTCCCCAACTCCGAGGTGACGAGCGTCCAGCGCGCACCCGCCGACACCCCGAGCGGTCCCGCGGGCTACGTCATGGTCGTCGAGTTCACGCTCGACGGGCAGCCGTACACCGGCCTCAACGGGGGCCCGCAGTTCACGTTCTCCGAGGCCGTCAGCTTCCAGGTCATGTGCGAGGACCAGGCGGAGGCCGACCACTACTGGGACCGGCTGTCCGAGGGAGGCGAGGAGGGCCCGTGCGGCTGGCTCAAGGACCGCTTCGGCCTGTCGTGGCAGGTCGTGCCGAAGGAGGCCGTCGCCCTCATGGCCGACGCGGACCCGGAGCGGGCCCGGCGCGCGACCGAGGCCATGCTCGGCATGACCCGCCTGGACGTCGCGGCGATGCGGGCGGCGGCCGACGGCGCGCCGGTCGGCTGA
- a CDS encoding helix-turn-helix transcriptional regulator translates to MIDRAGLASFLRQRREALQPEDVGMPRGQRRRTSGLRREEVAVLCHMSTDYYSRLEQERGPQPSEQMTAAIAQGLHLSLDERDHLFRLAGHTPPTRAAAGEHVSPGLLRILDRLEDTPAEVVSELGETLRQTPLAVALFGDASRHTGAARSRGYRWFTDPDERRLYPPEQHDLHSRVLVANLRQVIAVRGPGSRAARLAELLLPRSEEFRTLWAVHDVGARFDDLKVFTHPEVGRLELTCQRLHDPEQSHMLLVYTAVPGSESHERLRLLAAVRGYPVTVGAPD, encoded by the coding sequence ATGATCGACAGGGCCGGGCTGGCCTCGTTCCTGCGGCAGCGGCGCGAGGCGCTGCAGCCGGAGGACGTCGGCATGCCGCGCGGGCAGCGCCGCCGCACCAGCGGGCTGCGGCGCGAGGAGGTCGCGGTGCTGTGCCACATGTCGACGGACTACTACTCCCGGCTGGAGCAGGAGCGCGGCCCGCAGCCGTCGGAGCAGATGACGGCCGCCATCGCCCAGGGCCTGCACCTCTCCCTCGACGAGCGCGACCACCTGTTCCGCCTCGCCGGGCACACCCCGCCCACCCGCGCCGCGGCCGGGGAGCACGTCAGCCCCGGGCTGCTCCGCATCCTCGACCGCCTCGAGGACACCCCCGCGGAGGTCGTGAGCGAGCTCGGCGAGACGCTGCGGCAGACCCCCCTCGCGGTCGCGCTGTTCGGCGACGCCTCGCGCCACACCGGGGCGGCGCGCAGCCGCGGCTACCGCTGGTTCACCGACCCGGACGAGCGCCGGCTCTACCCGCCGGAGCAGCACGACCTGCACTCGCGGGTCCTCGTGGCCAACCTCCGCCAGGTGATCGCGGTGCGGGGACCGGGCTCGCGCGCGGCGCGGCTCGCCGAGCTGCTGCTGCCACGCAGCGAGGAGTTCCGGACCCTGTGGGCGGTGCACGACGTCGGGGCGCGCTTCGACGACCTGAAGGTCTTCACGCATCCCGAGGTCGGCCGCCTGGAGCTCACGTGCCAGCGCCTGCACGACCCGGAGCAGTCGCACATGCTGCTCGTCTACACCGCGGTCCCGGGCAGCGAGAGCCACGAGAGGCTCCGGCTGCTCGCCGCGGTCCGCGGCTACCCCGTGACGGTGGGCGCGCCCGACTGA
- a CDS encoding ABC transporter ATP-binding protein: protein MSEATATRTTGRDHDHDGPALRVSDLRVTFPTSRGPATVVRGVDLEVAPGETLAVVGESGSGKSVSMLAVLGLLPASARVEGEAQLRGEQLVGASEERLRRLRGPGIGMVFQDPMTSLNPVLTIRRQLLEGLRAHAGRDGARRGKDVLLARARDLLGEVGLPDPDRALRSYPHQLSGGQRQRVMIAIALAHDPAVLVADEATTALDVTVQAQILRLVQRLQSEHGTAVVWITHDLGVVAGTADRVAVMYAGRVVETGPTDALFSQPTHPYTRGLLASLPDIDDPATGDARDDLVAMPGLPPDPVDPPPGCAFAPRCPVAHPECVAHPQRLRPVAEVDGVDRSSADPSHLAATHCPVPSPTGRGDERTEVAGG from the coding sequence GTGAGCGAGGCGACGGCGACGCGCACGACCGGGCGCGACCACGACCACGACGGCCCCGCGCTGCGGGTGTCCGACCTGCGGGTCACGTTCCCCACCTCCCGCGGCCCGGCGACGGTCGTGCGCGGCGTCGACCTCGAGGTGGCCCCGGGGGAGACCCTCGCGGTCGTCGGGGAGTCCGGGTCGGGCAAGAGCGTGAGCATGCTCGCGGTGCTCGGGCTGCTGCCGGCCTCGGCGCGGGTCGAGGGCGAGGCGCAGCTGCGGGGCGAGCAGCTGGTCGGCGCGAGCGAGGAGCGCCTGCGCCGGCTGCGTGGGCCCGGCATCGGCATGGTCTTCCAGGACCCCATGACCTCGCTCAACCCCGTGCTGACGATCAGGCGGCAGCTGCTCGAGGGGCTCCGCGCCCACGCCGGCCGGGACGGCGCGCGACGGGGCAAGGACGTCCTCCTCGCCCGGGCGCGGGACCTGCTCGGCGAGGTCGGGCTGCCCGACCCCGACCGGGCGCTGCGGTCGTACCCGCACCAGCTGTCCGGCGGCCAGCGCCAGCGCGTCATGATCGCCATCGCGCTCGCGCACGACCCGGCCGTGCTCGTGGCCGACGAGGCGACGACCGCTCTCGACGTCACCGTGCAGGCGCAGATCCTCCGGCTCGTGCAGCGGCTGCAGTCCGAGCACGGCACCGCGGTCGTGTGGATCACCCACGACCTGGGCGTGGTCGCCGGGACCGCCGACCGGGTCGCCGTCATGTACGCAGGCCGCGTCGTGGAGACCGGTCCCACCGACGCGCTGTTCTCGCAGCCGACGCACCCGTACACGCGCGGCCTCCTCGCCTCGCTGCCGGACATCGACGACCCGGCGACCGGCGACGCGCGCGACGACCTCGTCGCCATGCCGGGCCTGCCCCCGGACCCGGTCGACCCGCCGCCCGGCTGCGCCTTCGCGCCGCGGTGCCCCGTGGCGCACCCCGAGTGCGTCGCGCACCCGCAGCGGCTGCGCCCCGTCGCCGAGGTGGACGGCGTCGACCGCTCGTCCGCCGACCCCTCCCACCTCGCGGCGACGCACTGCCCCGTGCCCTCCCCGACCGGGCGCGGCGACGAGCGCACGGAGGTGGCCGGTGGCTGA
- a CDS encoding SGNH/GDSL hydrolase family protein, which produces MTTTRLVCVGDSFTEGMSDVLRPDGHHTGWADRVAVALAVHERRRAGGTVEYANLAVRGKLLDQVLVEQLPAALDLDPTVLTFHAGPNDVLRRGTDLPDLARRYESAVARAAGAVSRLVLFTAIGRAGGSGRLADWLADRFARFNDTVRAVADRHGATLVDMGRVPTLTDIRMWHVDRLHLNAGGHTRVAAGVLEQLGVTDEDLLGGPPGWWTEPLPPATLVPRHQQVATDVRWAREHLAPWVGRRLRGVSSGDGRVPKDARPRVVEVPS; this is translated from the coding sequence GTGACGACGACCCGCCTCGTCTGCGTGGGCGACTCCTTCACCGAGGGCATGTCCGACGTGCTCCGCCCGGACGGGCACCACACGGGCTGGGCGGACCGGGTCGCGGTCGCCCTCGCCGTGCACGAGCGCCGCCGCGCCGGCGGCACGGTCGAGTACGCGAACCTCGCCGTGCGGGGCAAGCTGCTCGACCAGGTGCTCGTCGAGCAGCTGCCCGCCGCGCTCGACCTCGACCCGACCGTCCTCACCTTCCACGCCGGGCCGAACGACGTGCTGCGCCGCGGCACGGATCTGCCCGACCTCGCCCGGCGCTACGAGAGCGCGGTCGCCCGCGCGGCCGGCGCGGTGAGCCGGCTCGTGCTCTTCACCGCGATCGGCCGGGCCGGTGGCAGCGGCCGCCTCGCGGACTGGCTCGCCGACCGCTTCGCGCGCTTCAACGACACCGTGCGCGCCGTCGCCGACCGGCACGGCGCGACCCTCGTCGACATGGGGCGCGTGCCGACGCTCACCGACATCCGCATGTGGCACGTGGACCGGCTGCACCTCAACGCCGGCGGCCACACGCGCGTCGCCGCCGGGGTGCTCGAGCAGCTCGGCGTCACCGACGAGGACCTCCTCGGCGGCCCGCCCGGCTGGTGGACCGAGCCGCTGCCGCCCGCGACGCTCGTGCCGCGCCACCAGCAGGTCGCCACCGACGTGCGGTGGGCGCGCGAGCACCTGGCCCCGTGGGTGGGCCGCCGGCTCCGCGGTGTGTCCAGCGGCGACGGCCGCGTCCCGAAGGACGCCCGGCCGCGGGTCGTCGAGGTGCCGTCCTAG
- a CDS encoding ABC transporter permease encodes MSAPATDRPDGAGPDGPGPADAEERAARAGRRDRLANGGLARAWRTLVLVAHRAGGAFGLLVIGVVVVVALLDDVIAPDGPNDVDIAARLMPPSLEHPFGTDDLGRDVLDRVVLGATVSLQVGFVAVGISLVAGVLIGLLAGYYRGPLDAVLMRFMDVLFAFPAVLMAIAVLALLGPGTGNAMIAIGIVYVPIFARVTRAAVLSVSEEVYVRASRSVGAPDRRILFHHVLPNAAAPIIVQTSVSLAFAILSEAALSFLGLATQPPNSSWGLMLSEGRAFMEQAWWMAVFPGLAIFLTVLAFNLLGDALRDVLDPRRRALLTSSASGPDAGSTGAG; translated from the coding sequence GTGAGCGCGCCGGCGACGGACCGCCCCGACGGCGCCGGTCCGGACGGGCCCGGGCCGGCGGACGCGGAGGAGCGGGCCGCCCGCGCCGGCCGGCGGGACCGGCTCGCCAACGGCGGGCTCGCCCGGGCCTGGCGGACGCTCGTGCTGGTCGCCCACCGCGCGGGCGGGGCGTTCGGGCTGCTCGTCATCGGTGTCGTGGTCGTCGTCGCGCTCCTCGACGACGTCATCGCGCCCGACGGGCCCAACGACGTCGACATCGCCGCTCGGCTCATGCCGCCCTCGCTGGAACACCCCTTCGGCACCGACGACCTCGGCCGGGACGTGCTCGACCGCGTCGTGCTCGGCGCGACCGTCAGCCTGCAGGTCGGCTTCGTGGCCGTCGGCATCTCGCTCGTGGCCGGGGTGCTCATCGGGCTGCTCGCCGGCTACTACCGCGGCCCGCTCGACGCCGTCCTCATGCGGTTCATGGACGTGCTCTTCGCCTTCCCCGCGGTCCTCATGGCCATCGCCGTCCTCGCCCTGCTCGGGCCCGGTACCGGCAACGCCATGATCGCCATCGGCATCGTCTACGTGCCGATCTTCGCCCGGGTGACGCGCGCCGCGGTGCTCTCGGTGAGCGAGGAGGTGTACGTGCGCGCCTCCCGGTCCGTGGGGGCGCCCGACCGCCGGATCCTCTTCCACCACGTCCTGCCGAACGCGGCGGCGCCGATCATCGTGCAGACGTCGGTGAGCCTCGCCTTCGCGATCCTGTCGGAGGCGGCGCTGTCGTTCCTCGGGCTCGCGACGCAGCCGCCGAACTCCTCGTGGGGACTCATGCTGAGCGAGGGCCGGGCCTTCATGGAGCAGGCCTGGTGGATGGCCGTGTTCCCCGGCCTCGCGATCTTCCTGACGGTGCTCGCGTTCAACCTGCTCGGTGACGCGCTGCGCGACGTGCTCGACCCGCGTCGCCGCGCGCTGCTGACGTCGAGCGCGAGCGGGCCGGACGCCGGCTCGACGGGAGCGGGGTGA
- a CDS encoding serine/threonine-protein kinase: MSVGPGQSLGPYRLLRVIGEGGMGVVHLAMDPDERAVAVKVVRPHVATDPQTRERLAREVRTLSKVRHPRVAEVLDADFDADLPYVVMRFVPGDALDAVVRSRGPLRRPALDELMVGLVEALSAVHAVGVVHRDLKPGNVLLLDGAPVLIDFGIARAADDAQLTSTGLMVGTPGYLAPEVLEGTDVGEAADWWGWGAVVAFAATGRAPFRGGPMEAVFDRVRRGSADLDGVPEPLARLLAAALRPDPAARPGPDDLADAVARLTGRRPRLVPPGTGAAAPVVPGGGRGPGAPLTRPLTRVDVATASLPTVPPDAPETRVVERPPPARPPRRTAVTPAAAQPAGAAPRTAAPSRPVPAPDTTAPLPGVAYVPTSATGPARQAGPPAPVGPVGPGSPAPSGDGGPPALPAPPASVQPQQRWGAPVPDLPRRPLLALVAGAVLVAVAAVSPLGAAVVTLAWAGLARAVQWSRIAVARVRVRDGRVGAGTWTGQVFAYPFRVVGALLTSVGYVVLGVLALSPALLLAGALLLEARGVPWSNLDAVRATLTEPLVLSVAAVLTGLVAWWGPGGRAVRQGSRAMTEPALRHRNGRFVAAGLGGLVVVAALLVVTQQA; the protein is encoded by the coding sequence GTGAGCGTGGGCCCGGGGCAGAGCCTCGGTCCGTACCGCCTGCTCCGCGTCATCGGCGAGGGCGGCATGGGCGTCGTGCACCTCGCGATGGACCCCGACGAGCGTGCGGTCGCGGTCAAGGTCGTGCGCCCCCACGTGGCGACGGACCCGCAGACCCGCGAGCGGCTCGCGCGCGAGGTGCGCACGCTGTCCAAGGTGCGCCACCCCCGGGTCGCGGAGGTGCTCGACGCCGACTTCGACGCCGACCTGCCGTACGTCGTCATGCGCTTCGTGCCCGGCGACGCGCTCGACGCCGTCGTGCGCTCGCGCGGTCCGCTGCGCCGTCCGGCCCTCGACGAGCTCATGGTCGGGCTCGTGGAGGCGCTGTCGGCGGTGCACGCGGTCGGCGTCGTCCACCGCGACCTCAAGCCCGGCAACGTGCTGCTCCTCGACGGCGCGCCGGTGCTCATCGACTTCGGCATCGCCCGGGCCGCCGACGACGCGCAGCTGACGTCGACCGGCCTCATGGTCGGCACGCCCGGCTACCTCGCGCCGGAGGTGCTGGAGGGCACCGACGTGGGCGAGGCCGCCGACTGGTGGGGCTGGGGGGCGGTCGTCGCCTTCGCCGCCACCGGTCGCGCGCCGTTCCGGGGTGGCCCCATGGAGGCCGTCTTCGACCGCGTCCGCCGCGGCAGCGCCGACCTCGACGGCGTGCCGGAGCCGCTGGCGCGCCTGCTCGCGGCCGCGCTGCGCCCCGACCCGGCGGCCCGACCGGGACCGGACGACCTCGCCGACGCCGTCGCCCGGCTGACGGGACGCCGGCCGCGCCTCGTACCGCCGGGGACGGGCGCCGCCGCGCCGGTCGTCCCGGGCGGGGGCCGCGGACCCGGGGCGCCGCTGACCCGCCCGCTCACCCGGGTCGACGTCGCGACCGCGTCGCTGCCGACCGTGCCACCCGACGCACCCGAGACCCGGGTCGTGGAGCGCCCGCCCCCGGCCCGGCCGCCGCGTCGTACCGCGGTCACCCCGGCCGCAGCGCAACCGGCGGGCGCGGCGCCCCGGACGGCGGCCCCGTCGCGGCCCGTCCCGGCCCCGGACACGACGGCGCCGCTGCCGGGCGTCGCGTACGTCCCGACGTCCGCCACCGGGCCCGCACGTCAGGCGGGGCCCCCCGCGCCGGTCGGGCCGGTGGGTCCGGGCTCCCCGGCGCCGTCGGGGGACGGGGGTCCACCCGCCCTGCCGGCGCCGCCCGCTAGCGTGCAGCCCCAGCAGCGCTGGGGCGCCCCGGTGCCGGACCTGCCGCGCCGTCCCCTCCTTGCCCTGGTCGCGGGGGCGGTGCTCGTCGCCGTCGCGGCGGTGAGCCCGCTCGGGGCGGCGGTCGTCACGCTGGCGTGGGCCGGCCTGGCCCGCGCCGTGCAGTGGTCCCGCATCGCCGTCGCCCGCGTGCGCGTGCGGGACGGCCGGGTCGGGGCCGGCACGTGGACCGGGCAGGTGTTCGCCTACCCGTTCCGTGTCGTCGGCGCGCTGCTCACGAGCGTCGGCTACGTGGTGCTCGGCGTGCTCGCGCTGTCCCCGGCGCTGCTGCTGGCCGGTGCGCTGCTGCTGGAGGCCCGCGGCGTGCCGTGGTCGAACCTCGACGCGGTGCGGGCGACCCTCACCGAGCCGCTCGTGCTGTCGGTGGCCGCGGTGCTCACAGGCCTCGTCGCGTGGTGGGGGCCGGGCGGTCGCGCCGTGCGGCAGGGCTCACGGGCGATGACGGAGCCGGCGCTGCGTCACCGCAACGGGCGGTTCGTGGCGGCGGGGCTGGGCGGGCTCGTCGTGGTCGCGGCCCTGCTCGTCGTCACGCAGCAGGCCTGA